ATGGCGTCTTATTTTTTTACAGATTTCCAAGCCATTGATTTTTGGAACGTTAATATCCAATAGAAAAAAACCATATTTCTTTTGGTGCGTTTTGGCCAAAAATTCAATTCCATCAAAGGCTTGATCGCAGGAAAAGCCTTGGTTTAATAAAAACGATCGAATCTCCTTCGAGAGTACCTTATCGTCTTCGAGTAGCAAAATATCTACCATACGTCCATCTATTGTCTTTCGTAAAAATAAACAAATTTTTGCCATCCTATCAAAAAGATATTTCATGATACCTCCATTTAGTAACATAAGAATTACACGAAGAAATATGAAAGGAAAGGAAATCTAAGTAGATTCAATTCGAAATTATAAATAAGTATTATGGAAAGCAGAAGAGAGTTTCTGAGGAAAACTTTGCTATTTTCGGGAGCAGCAGGTATTGCCAGTTTTATGCCTGGTTCAATCCAAAGAGCCTTTGCGATAGATCCTGAGATGGGAAGTACTTTTTTGGATGCCGAGCATATCGTTATCCTTATGCAGGAAAATCGGTCTTTCGATCATACGCTTGGGACGCTTTCAGGAGTTCGTGGTTTCAATGATCCACGGTCAATCCGCTTACCGAACGGTTTGCCCGTATGGTATCAAACGGATAAGAATGGAAAGATCTATGCACCCTTTCGATTAAATCTAACAGAGAGTAAAGTAACTTGGATGGGTTCTCTTCCGCACAGTAGGGCGAGCCAAGTGGATGCCTTTAACCACGGACGCTACGATCAGTGGCTGTTGTCCAAGCAGTCGGGCAATAAGGAATATGCGACTATGCCGTTAACATTGGGGTATTTTACTCGTGAGGATCTACCTTTTCATTATGCTTTGGCGGATGCATTTACCGTGTGTGATCAGAATTTCTGTTCAGGCATGACAAGCACCACGCCGAACCGTTCCTTTTTTTGGACGGGGAAGATTACAGAAATGAAAGATGGCTTGCAAAAGGCAAATATTAGGAACGACGATTTTGCGTACGGTAAAATGACTTGGGAAACTTTCCCGGAATTGCTTGAGAAGGATGGAATTACCTGGCGTTTTTATCAAAATGAGACAAGTTGTGGCGGAGGATTTGCTGGGAAAGAAAGGGCATGGTTGTCAAATTTCGGATGTAATTTACTAGAGTTCTTTCAGGCTTATCACGTTAAATTTAAGGAAAACTATATCAGAAATCTGGAAAAACAGGTGCATGATTTACCCGTGCAGATTTCGAACTTGGAAGAAAAGTCTGCTGGCTCTGAGGAACAAGCCGAAAAAATCCGTGCTGATATCCGTAAAAAAAGCGAGGTATTGGAGCGAGCTGAGAAGGAACTCAAAGAATATAATCCGGACAATTATAAAGCGTTAGGTGATTTTGCTAAATCATTGAATGAAAGAGCTTTTACGGTAAACAAGGGCGACAATAATTACAGGTCGCTTGATACCTTGCATTTTAAGTGGAAAGGAAAAAAGGGTACGCTGGAAGTTCCGAAAGGGGACGTTCTTTATCAATTCAGGAAGGATGTTGACACCGGTAGATTGCCAGCCGTATCCTGGCTGGCTGGTCCGCAAAATTTTTCGGATCATCCGAGTGCTCCCTGGTACGGAGCTTGGTATGTGTCCGAAGTTTTGGAAATTTTAACGAAAAAACCTGAAATCTGGAAAAAAACAATTTTTATCATTACTTATGATGAAAACGATGGTTATTATGATCACGTAAAGCCATTTGTTGTTCCTGATTTAACTAAAAAAGACACCGGGGCATGCTCTGCTGGTATTGATACGGAGGTGGAAATGGTACGTTTAGAAAATGAGCTGAAGCAGGGGATTGCTAAAAAGCAAGCGCGTGAAGGAGCTGTGGGCTTAGGTTTTCGTGTGCCCATGTATATTGTTTCGCCCTGGTCGCGGGGAGGTAAGGTGTGTTCTCAGGTATTTGATCATACATCTACTTTGCAGTTTTTGGAATACTTCTTCAATAAAAAGCTGAACAAGAATATGCATTTGGAAAACATCAGTGCATGGCGTCGAACGATCTGTGGTAATTTGACTGCAGCCTTTACACCTTTTACACAGCAAAAAGAACAGATCACTTTCCTAGACCGCAATCAGCACATTGAAACGATATACAAGGCACAATTTAAGGATAATCCGCGAGCTTTTGTGGCAGTCAATGATCCTGAACTTGCGAAGAGAAAGGTCTGGATTCCAGAATTTGACCGTATACAGGAGCGTGGGATTCGTAAATCCTTAAATTTGCCTTATGCGCATGAAGCAGTTGGCTATGTGGAAGATGGACAGTTTTGTCTCGTGATGACTGTAGACAACAAGCTGTTTGGAAAAAGAACTGCAGGCACGGCTTTCAATGTGTATAGCCCGCTCGCTTATCGTGATGAACAAGGACAAAGCGAAACCTATCGTAATTGGAATTTTGCGGTGAAGGCCGGTGATCGTTTGACATATCAGTGGGATCTGGGACGATTTGAAGGAGATCGCTATGCTTTTGAATTGCATGGTCCGAATGGGTTTTACCGTAAATTTTCTGGACAGAAAGCAAAGTCACCGATACAGGCAGCGGTGTGTCCTGAATATAAATCTTTGACACAATCGGTTACTGGAAGATTGCAGCTGAAGGTGAAAAATAACGTTGACCACGTGGTAAGTGTAGTTATTGAAAGTCTCCATTATGAACACTATACGACGGTGAAAGAAATAGACGCACAAGAAGAAGTTTTAATAAATCTGAACGTGGAGAAACATGGATATTGGTATGATCTCGCGGTAAGGCTTGAGGGCGACACCAATTTTCTTATCCAGCTTGCTGGACGCCTGGAAACAGGCGCTGAAGGCACAACTGATCCATTATTAGCCTAAATTATTCTTTCTTCTGCTGCTTAGCGCTGTTGCGGACAACTGTATGTTCGGGTCTTGACCATTTGGGTCTTTCTCCAAGATCGTGATAAATTGCCATTTCTTTTGTGACGGTTTGGGGCTGACTTTTTTTCTCAAACGGCTGCTGTGTGACCAGACCTAATGTTTTAAATAGGTCAAGGTCTTCGTTGCTGTCGGGATTGGGCGTGGTGAGTAGTTTATCGCCAGAGAAAATCGAATTGGCTCCTGCGAAAAAGCATAAAGCTTGTCCCTCCTTACTCATATAGTTTCGTCCGGCCGATAGGCGGACCTGGGTTTTGGGCAATAAAATCCGCGCCGTAGCAACCATGCGTACCATCTCCCAGATGGATGCGGTGTCCATTGCCTCCATGGGTGTACCCATGACAGGCACCAACGCATTGATCGGCACCGATTCGGGCTGTGGGATAAGTGAAGCAAGCGTAATCAACATTTTGGCACGATCTGCAATCGTTTCGCCCATTCCAATGATGCCTCCACTACAGACTGTGATATTTGTTTTGCGTACATTTTCGATGGTCTGCAGGCGATCATCGTAACTTCTGGTGGAGATAATTTCCGGATAGTAATCGGCAGATGAATCGAGGTTGTGATTGTAGGCATACAATCCAGCCTCAGACAAACGTTGTGCCTGGTTTTCGGTCAACATTCCGAGTGTACAGCAGACTTCTATATCAAGTTTGTTTAAGGTACGAACCATATCAAGTACACGGTCAAACTCATGACCATCCTTCACATTGCGCCAGGCGGCTCCCATGCAGATCCGAGAACTACCACGAGCTTTGGCAGCCAAGGCTTGCTGTTTGACCTGTTCAACGCTCATCAAGCTTTCTGCCTTTACATGTGTATGATAACGTGCGGCTTGTGGACAGTAAGCGCAGTCTTCAGGACATCCACCTGTTTTTATTGAAATCAATGTGGATACCTGCACTTTATTTGGGTCATGGTATTTTCGATGTGTTGTTGCAGCTTCATATAGAAGCTCCATCAACGGTTTGTTGTATAGGGCGACAACTTCTTCCTGTGTCCATTTTTGTTTTGATTCCATGTTATCCATAAGTTTTGTTATAAAATCGGGTCTATCTCACTAACTAATGTTTCGACATCGTATTTAAAGATGTTTTTTTATCATGGTTACAAAGATTATAGATTAAATTTTAACTTTGATCGTCCGTAATAAACATAATGAGTAGTCCGGTTGGTATAGCTTTTCATTCCATTATTAAGATTGACCGTCGCAAGGATGACGCCGTCTATCTACAGATTGTGTATCAATTTATTAATGCCGTTAAGCGAAATTTCTTGGAGGATGGAGATTTGTTGCCTGGCAGCCGAAAGATTGCAGATGAATTGAAAGTGCACCGAAAGACTATCGTAGCCGCACTGGCTGAATTGCAGGAGCAGGGCTGGGTGAACATTGTACCCAATCGAGGTACTTTTGTGAAAAATCCCGAACGTATTGACGCTTCGACATCGACCATTGGTGCATTTAGGCAGCCACCTAAGTTTGCTCCTTATACTTTCCGAAAGGAGCTGATATTGGATATGCCTAAATTGGAAGCTTCAGCGAAGTACTATTTTACGGATGGCACACCAGATTACAGTATTATTAGTGCTGAGGAACTGGTACGTTTTTACGCATCAATGGTTAAACGCAGAAAAAAAAGTGATGACTTTCCGACCACTACGGAGGGGAATCTGTTTTTTAGGGATCAGTTAAGTTATTATTTGAACTTGACCAGGGGATTTCATCTTTCGCGCAACTTCGTCTTGCCAATTGCCAGCCGTGAGCAAATCTTTTCCATTTTATCCCGGTTATTAATTCGGCGTGACGATGTTGTGCTGGTGGAGAATTTAAGTTATTTTCTTCCCAATATGATACTTAGTCAAGCAGGAGCCAAACTAAAAACCGTTCCGGTGGATGCGGATGGTATGATTGTAGATAGGATCGGCGATCAATTTAAGCCCGGCGAGATCAGATGTGTTTATCTCAACTCCAGATGTCAGTATCCAACGACGGTTAACCTTTCCGAAAAGCGGAAAATTCAACTGTTACAACTGGCCGAGCAGTACGATTTTATCATTATTGAGGATGATGTAGATTTCGAATCGTCGTTTTTTAAAACAAAAGGGGAATCGCTTTTTCGGAAAAATGCAGGCAACCGGGTGATTTATACTGGTGCTTTCGGAAGTTTCTTTGCCCCCGGCTTCCAAATGAATTTTTTGATCGCACCTCAGGATCTGCTAGAGGAGGGTAAAAAATACCTGAACATCTTTGGGAAACCGAATTTTATGATTGAGAAAACATTGGGTGAAATTATTCATCAGGGTGATATCTTTCGTTATCAGCGCAAATTTCAGAAAACAATTGCAGAGCGCAAAGAGTTGTTTGGGGTGTTGTTGCGGCGTTATTTTGAAGATGAGGTTACTTTCACAGTTCCGAAGGCTGGACTGGCTTTTTGGGTACAGTTCAAACCTATTTTTTCATTGACTGTTTTGCAGGAAAAGGCACGAGACAAAGGGTTATTGATCCCGAGCAGTTGTCTATATCAAAATAGGATGGTTAGTGCGTTACGATTGGGTTTTGCTCATTTAGACGAGCAGCGTATGTCGGAAGCAATTTATTTGTTGAGGTCGGCCTATGGGGACTTGATGGACATTAACTCATGAAATTTACAAAACATGTGTGCAGCCAATGATTGCTTTTGTAACACGAAATTCGCGTTGGCTCATTCGGATAGTCATTTTTAGGATGCAAAGAAAAAGCCCAGCAAAGAATGTCTGGGCTTTGAGATTATATAAGGGGAATAATACTTGCTTAAAAAGTGAAGACCTAGTCTTCATCGGTGATAATATCATCACCATCCAATTCGAAACCTTCTCCGAGGAAGGTATGCTCTAGTTCGAATAAATCTGAATCTTTAATCATTTTATTTTTTTTTGATATTCAAATTTATCATTCTTATTTAAGCTTATCATCAATATAAAATGAAGTTTTTGTTAAGGGTTATTATATTTTTTTGAGTACGACATCCAATTTTTCTGCTTGGATAATTCTGCTGAAAAACTCTTTTAAATCAAAGTATTCTTCGGGCATAAACAAGGGTTTATTTAATTGGGTAGCAGATTCGATCACTAAAACATCGGCGGCCGTATTGTTGATTTTGAAGATATATCTTGCGGCGCGTTCTGGAAGAGCCATACTGATGTTTTTTAACTTATCTGCCATGGAGTAGGAATAGCCTTTTGGCAGTTTTATTTCCATATAACTCTCTTCTTGAATTAAGGAACCAAAGTCAATTGGGTAATTTCTCTCTGTTAGATTGAAAGGATTTTTAGACATTTTGGTATCAATATAAGGATTGAATAGAAGCTGATCATTTTGCAAGGTTGCAAAATTTTTAATCTCAATTTCAAACTCCTCAGTTAATGGTTTATCAAGTGATTCCCGGTTAGATACTTTAAAACTGTTGATTTTGATGCGATTATTTTCTTCGTCTATTTTTTCATAAAATTCTTCTTCCGAATTGCTTCCTTGAAGACGCTCTCGCATTTTGGACGCACCATAACCATTCCGTGATGTTATCCATTTTCCTTTTAATTCACCATTTTCAGATAGTTCGCCGTAGAAAAAGTTACTGTAAGTGGACGGAAGATTTGCATCGAGTTTTACCCAGGCGGATTCACCTTCAAGGGGAATCGATCTTCCCTGGTAGTTGACACATTTCATCGGAATATTTCCAAACATTTCATAGGGAGAGGTGGCGTCCAGCAGATAGTAACTTTCACCTATTTTTACTTGTGCAATCACATGGTTGAACTCGGATATTGCGGGTGCATAAAGTCCGGCATATCCATTGTCGCGCGTAGATAAGATCACAGGGGTGGCCTCTAGTTTCGCGTAGCGTAAAGCATTGACAAGTCCGAGGTTGATATCTGCACTATTGCCTGTTCTTTTTTCAATGGCTTCTTTAATGTTTTTTGCATAAATTGAATGTTGATTGTTCCATTTTATTTGTTTTTGAAAATAGGAATACAATCGCGCCGCTTTTTCGAGATCATCTTGTGCGTTTTGTACTATAGGGTCGATAAAATCTTTCAACGCACCTTTTCGCTTAATCTGCCCACCGAAGCTTTCACTTTGTACCAGTTTATCTCTGACATTTTCCCAAGTGAGCGAGAAGTCTTTTGTTGTTCCCATTGGAACACTGTATCGACCGAGTTCGAAGAAAATAATTGATCTAAAGTTTTTGGAAGAAGTCATATAATCTTCGGCATGGAAAGCTGGAATATTTTCCATGGTATAGATGGTTTTACTTCCTAAGATTTCTCCGACTTCAGAATATAGACCTGTATTGTAATTTTCTACTTTTCTGTTACTGACGGCCAGCCCTCCTTTTAGATTGGCTTTATAATGGCAAATTTCGGGAATGCGCGTAACGTATTGACTATAAAGTTTCGGAAGGTCTTCCTGAAATTCCCAAGAATTTAGGTTAAAGATAAATGGAGACTCCGTGCGATAGCGGTATTCAATAATTGTACCTTCTTGAACCTGTGGAATAGCTGCTTTCGTTACTGCATAGTTTTCTGAAGAGTTTTCGTAAAATATATTTGCTTTGGTCATCTCTGTTTCTACAATTTTGTCACCGACAAGATGATAGGATGCCCCCTTGATGTCCATAAGAACTTCCCGTTCATTTCCGCTTTTGTATAATGGAATGCTGAAGTTTGCATAATTGTAGGCTTCTTTATTTAAGATTTTAATGCGTACATGTTTGAAAAACTCCACAATTAGACCTTTATTCTTGTTGTAGTTGACTTCAGCTGAGCCATATTCACGTAAGACAAAGGCATTTGCAGCCGTGTCTATTTTGTCCATATTTATGGCAAAATCTTCCTTTTTTATTTTACCGAATGAAAAATCTTGCGCTTGTACGTATAAATAGCTAAGCACGAGCAGGCCAGTTAAAAAACTTTTCATAAAAAATGACTGTATGGTTAATAATTATAGCGCTAAAGTAGGAAATAATTTTAAATCAAAATCACTTTGTGTATTAATTTGGTGTAAAAATTAATGCTTTGAAAAGTTTAGTCTGCTTTTATGTTTAGGAAATATGCTGTACGTATCTACAGCGTGAATTCTAAGGTTAATGTAACATATCGATAATCTTCTCCTTTCCATTTGGGACCTGAAAGTATAATTTCCTTGGCTTTGGCATCCAGGTAATCGTTTACACTTTGTAGAATACTGATATTTGTTGGAGATCCGCCCTTATCAATATAGAAGCTTATGCGTACGGTGCCTTCATAACGGCTTTTGGCTGTTTTTTTCTTGATATAATTGTTGAATGATCTCCAGCCCCATACCGGTTCAGCACTTTTTGATTTGCGTGAAGACATCGTGGTGACGATAACTTCATCCAGTGAGTTGCTGGAGGGCTGCAATCTGATGGTTGTATTTTTACTGCGACGCATATTCACTGCGACGGTATTGTAACCTAGGGCCACGATGTCGACGAGTGAATCCACCGAGCTTGGTTGGATGGTCGCCTGTCCCTGCGCGTCAGTGTTGGTCGCCAATTTACTATTGGGTTGAATGATGGTAACTCCTGAAAGAGGTAAGCCCGTTTCTTTGTCGCGAACGGTAAGTTGAAGGGGTATACCTCCTTGTTGTACTGACGAAATCCCCGCAGCTTTGCCAGCAAGTGTATTATTGAAAGTCGAGCTTCCCCGCATCATCGTTTGAGAGGACTCTTTTTTCATTGCCATCGGTGTATAGCCAATCACGGTCGCACTGTCTTGTGGTCTTAGTCCAAATACAGGACGATCGCTATTAAGACGTCCTTCCATTTCTTCCAGTGATTTTACACGTAGGGAGGGTTCGCGCGATAAAATCGCGACCTCCTCTTGTGGATGTTGTTCACGAAAACGGGGACTTTTGTTATCTGCTAATTGTGGCGAGCGATCTTGCGGTTCGATATTTGACTTGATGTCATCCGTGCCCGTGGTAGTGTCTTCTTCTATAACCGCTGTTTTTGGCTTATCCTGGGTAACGTTTACGTCGGCAGTACGTTTTGACTCAGATCTATTTTTTTCCTGCTGCCAGAAAAGTACAAGACCTACTCCCAAAACAATTACTGTAGAGGCGGCGATGGCTAGCCTTTTCCAGTCGAATATTTTAATTTTAGCAGCCTTATCCCTTTTTGCACGTTGGCTAATCTGCTGATTGATTGCTGCAATTACGGTTTTATTTTGATCCATCTCTATACCCATCAGCATATCCGCCAACATGGGGTCACGCTGTGCCTCACGTTCAAGAGCGTACATCTCCGTTGGAGATAGTTCACCGTTGACGTATTTCTTTAAGTATGCTATGTCGTAATTACTGTTGCTCATTCCAAGCCTCCATGCAATTTTTTAAATTCCGTTTTCCATTTTGGATATAACTCTTTACTTCGTTCAAGCTATAACCGGTAGATTCACTGATCTCTTTGTAACATTTTTCCTCTAAAAAGAAAAGTCTGACCGACTGTTGCTGTTTTTCTGGCAATTTGCCCAGGCAGTCTTCCATGGCCGTTAACTGTTCTTCTTTTTCATCATATTGTTCATACTGATGCACGTCTCCCGGAAATTTCACAAATTCATCCAAAGAAATCTGAGATTTGTTTTTTTGAGACCTCAAATACATCAGACAATGATTTTTGCTTAATACATAGAGCCATCTTGGAAAATCTTTGATTTCTTGCTTGTTGACTTTATATATTAATTCCTCAAAGATATTCATGACCGCATCTTTGCTCAATTCGGAGTCTAGGAGATACCTTAAGCAAACATAATATACCATTTCGGTATGTCGCTGGTATAGATCGCCCAATACCTGGAGATCCATAGACTCCTGATAGCGCAACAAGAGCTCGTGGTCTTGTGGTGTATCTATTTTTGACGACTTGAATGCGGACATTATATAGTCTAAAAGTATTTTTTTTTTCTGGTTTATGGAAATTTAATATTTCGTGCATCCCTTGGCAAAAAAATAATGTTATGAGAACAATACT
The genomic region above belongs to Sphingobacterium zeae and contains:
- a CDS encoding phosphocholine-specific phospholipase C, with translation MESRREFLRKTLLFSGAAGIASFMPGSIQRAFAIDPEMGSTFLDAEHIVILMQENRSFDHTLGTLSGVRGFNDPRSIRLPNGLPVWYQTDKNGKIYAPFRLNLTESKVTWMGSLPHSRASQVDAFNHGRYDQWLLSKQSGNKEYATMPLTLGYFTREDLPFHYALADAFTVCDQNFCSGMTSTTPNRSFFWTGKITEMKDGLQKANIRNDDFAYGKMTWETFPELLEKDGITWRFYQNETSCGGGFAGKERAWLSNFGCNLLEFFQAYHVKFKENYIRNLEKQVHDLPVQISNLEEKSAGSEEQAEKIRADIRKKSEVLERAEKELKEYNPDNYKALGDFAKSLNERAFTVNKGDNNYRSLDTLHFKWKGKKGTLEVPKGDVLYQFRKDVDTGRLPAVSWLAGPQNFSDHPSAPWYGAWYVSEVLEILTKKPEIWKKTIFIITYDENDGYYDHVKPFVVPDLTKKDTGACSAGIDTEVEMVRLENELKQGIAKKQAREGAVGLGFRVPMYIVSPWSRGGKVCSQVFDHTSTLQFLEYFFNKKLNKNMHLENISAWRRTICGNLTAAFTPFTQQKEQITFLDRNQHIETIYKAQFKDNPRAFVAVNDPELAKRKVWIPEFDRIQERGIRKSLNLPYAHEAVGYVEDGQFCLVMTVDNKLFGKRTAGTAFNVYSPLAYRDEQGQSETYRNWNFAVKAGDRLTYQWDLGRFEGDRYAFELHGPNGFYRKFSGQKAKSPIQAAVCPEYKSLTQSVTGRLQLKVKNNVDHVVSVVIESLHYEHYTTVKEIDAQEEVLINLNVEKHGYWYDLAVRLEGDTNFLIQLAGRLETGAEGTTDPLLA
- the bioB gene encoding biotin synthase BioB; its protein translation is MDNMESKQKWTQEEVVALYNKPLMELLYEAATTHRKYHDPNKVQVSTLISIKTGGCPEDCAYCPQAARYHTHVKAESLMSVEQVKQQALAAKARGSSRICMGAAWRNVKDGHEFDRVLDMVRTLNKLDIEVCCTLGMLTENQAQRLSEAGLYAYNHNLDSSADYYPEIISTRSYDDRLQTIENVRKTNITVCSGGIIGMGETIADRAKMLITLASLIPQPESVPINALVPVMGTPMEAMDTASIWEMVRMVATARILLPKTQVRLSAGRNYMSKEGQALCFFAGANSIFSGDKLLTTPNPDSNEDLDLFKTLGLVTQQPFEKKSQPQTVTKEMAIYHDLGERPKWSRPEHTVVRNSAKQQKKE
- a CDS encoding aminotransferase-like domain-containing protein — translated: MSSPVGIAFHSIIKIDRRKDDAVYLQIVYQFINAVKRNFLEDGDLLPGSRKIADELKVHRKTIVAALAELQEQGWVNIVPNRGTFVKNPERIDASTSTIGAFRQPPKFAPYTFRKELILDMPKLEASAKYYFTDGTPDYSIISAEELVRFYASMVKRRKKSDDFPTTTEGNLFFRDQLSYYLNLTRGFHLSRNFVLPIASREQIFSILSRLLIRRDDVVLVENLSYFLPNMILSQAGAKLKTVPVDADGMIVDRIGDQFKPGEIRCVYLNSRCQYPTTVNLSEKRKIQLLQLAEQYDFIIIEDDVDFESSFFKTKGESLFRKNAGNRVIYTGAFGSFFAPGFQMNFLIAPQDLLEEGKKYLNIFGKPNFMIEKTLGEIIHQGDIFRYQRKFQKTIAERKELFGVLLRRYFEDEVTFTVPKAGLAFWVQFKPIFSLTVLQEKARDKGLLIPSSCLYQNRMVSALRLGFAHLDEQRMSEAIYLLRSAYGDLMDINS
- a CDS encoding DUF3857 domain-containing protein, producing MKSFLTGLLVLSYLYVQAQDFSFGKIKKEDFAINMDKIDTAANAFVLREYGSAEVNYNKNKGLIVEFFKHVRIKILNKEAYNYANFSIPLYKSGNEREVLMDIKGASYHLVGDKIVETEMTKANIFYENSSENYAVTKAAIPQVQEGTIIEYRYRTESPFIFNLNSWEFQEDLPKLYSQYVTRIPEICHYKANLKGGLAVSNRKVENYNTGLYSEVGEILGSKTIYTMENIPAFHAEDYMTSSKNFRSIIFFELGRYSVPMGTTKDFSLTWENVRDKLVQSESFGGQIKRKGALKDFIDPIVQNAQDDLEKAARLYSYFQKQIKWNNQHSIYAKNIKEAIEKRTGNSADINLGLVNALRYAKLEATPVILSTRDNGYAGLYAPAISEFNHVIAQVKIGESYYLLDATSPYEMFGNIPMKCVNYQGRSIPLEGESAWVKLDANLPSTYSNFFYGELSENGELKGKWITSRNGYGASKMRERLQGSNSEEEFYEKIDEENNRIKINSFKVSNRESLDKPLTEEFEIEIKNFATLQNDQLLFNPYIDTKMSKNPFNLTERNYPIDFGSLIQEESYMEIKLPKGYSYSMADKLKNISMALPERAARYIFKINNTAADVLVIESATQLNKPLFMPEEYFDLKEFFSRIIQAEKLDVVLKKI
- a CDS encoding TonB family protein; protein product: MSNSNYDIAYLKKYVNGELSPTEMYALEREAQRDPMLADMLMGIEMDQNKTVIAAINQQISQRAKRDKAAKIKIFDWKRLAIAASTVIVLGVGLVLFWQQEKNRSESKRTADVNVTQDKPKTAVIEEDTTTGTDDIKSNIEPQDRSPQLADNKSPRFREQHPQEEVAILSREPSLRVKSLEEMEGRLNSDRPVFGLRPQDSATVIGYTPMAMKKESSQTMMRGSSTFNNTLAGKAAGISSVQQGGIPLQLTVRDKETGLPLSGVTIIQPNSKLATNTDAQGQATIQPSSVDSLVDIVALGYNTVAVNMRRSKNTTIRLQPSSNSLDEVIVTTMSSRKSKSAEPVWGWRSFNNYIKKKTAKSRYEGTVRISFYIDKGGSPTNISILQSVNDYLDAKAKEIILSGPKWKGEDYRYVTLTLEFTL
- a CDS encoding RNA polymerase sigma factor, which produces MSAFKSSKIDTPQDHELLLRYQESMDLQVLGDLYQRHTEMVYYVCLRYLLDSELSKDAVMNIFEELIYKVNKQEIKDFPRWLYVLSKNHCLMYLRSQKNKSQISLDEFVKFPGDVHQYEQYDEKEEQLTAMEDCLGKLPEKQQQSVRLFFLEEKCYKEISESTGYSLNEVKSYIQNGKRNLKNCMEAWNEQQ